The sequence AATCGTAGAGAATTCGTGAGTAGCACCAGCGATTCTCACCGCTGTAATAGCTACCCCCTCAAGATTAGACAGCAACACTCGGCGGAGGGCGTTGCCCACTGTAGTGCCCTGGCTACGCTCAAGGGGCTCGATCACAAAGCGACCGTACTGACTCTGATCGTCTTCAACGACAGACTCTACGCAATCAACATGAAACTGTGCCAAAATCCTGCCTCCCTTTAACCTCGCGATGAACCCGGTTCGCGATAGACCTGGCCAATGATACCTCTAACCCCTAAACTCGGCGACGCTTGGGCGGACGACAGCCGTTGTGAGGAATGGGGGTAACGTCACGGATTAGAGTGATCTCTAATCCAGCTCCTTGTAGAGCACGAATTGCAGTTTCTCGTCCGGCACCAGGACCACTGACCATAACTTCTATCTGACGCATGCCTTGATCCATGGCTCGCCGTGCAGCGCTGTCTGCCGCCGTTTGGGCCGCAAAAGGAGTCCCTTTTTTGGCACCCTTAAATCCGCTAGACCCGGCGGAAGCCCAGGAAATGGCTTCTCCCGACTGGTCAGTGATAGTCACAATGGTGTTGTTGAAGGTAGAGCGAATGTGAGCTACCCCACTGGGCACATTCTTTTTGCTTTTGCGAGGTCCGGTCTTTCGGGTTGGTTTGGCCATGGCGTTGTCACTAAATTCTATTCAACGAAACTTGAAGTCAATAGAAGCACTGCTCGATTAACTCAGGTCAGCAGCTCACTGAGGAGCAGACTGCTAAACAGTCAGAAAAACTCGCCACATGGGTCAGCGAGCTTTATTCATTCCAAAACCCCGAAACCCATGGGGATTCAGGGTACAGAATTGAACTTACTTGCGAGGAGCTTTCTTCTTACCTGCAACGGTCCGACGGGTACCACCGCGACGGGTGCGAGAGTTGGTACGAGTACGCTGCCCACGCACTGGTAAACCAGCCCGGTGACGTCGTCCTCGGTAGGAACCAATGTCCATCAATCGCTTGATGTTCATGCTTTCCAGTCGTCGGAGGTCTCCCTCTACTTGGTAATCGCTTTCGACAGAGTCCCGTAGCTTTGCTACATCGCTATCGGTCAAGTCTTTGACCCTCACGTCAGGATTGACTCCGGTTTTAGCCAGAATCTCCTTAGAGCGGGTTAGACCAATACCGTAGATATAGGTCAAGCCAATTTCAACTCGTTTGTCGCGCGGCAAATCCACGCCTGCTATCCGTGCCACCTTTACCTATCTCCCCCAATACTTGGTACTAACCATGCAGCCCAGTTGTGGCTACTCAGTATTTTTATGTTGGGCCGCTGCCCAGACCATCAAAAGCCTTATACAAAAACCTTGAACACTTGCTCTTAGTCAATATACTCAGCGCTATCTGGCATCTGAATCGGCATTTACAAGGATTGCTAATGCCGTACCAGTCTAGACTTACCCCTGACGCTGCTTATGCTTGGGGTTCGAACAAATCACCATGACCCGACCGCGACGGCGGATCACACGACACTTATCGCACATTTTGCGAACAGACGCACGGACTTTCATGTCCAACTCGCACTTCACTACAGAATTGCTATGCTAGCAAACTGACGGCATCCCGTCAATTAAAATTTTTTCCACTGAGTTTGGCTTAAGGGTAAAAAGAAGCCGCCTTCCCAGGAAGGCGGCTTCTTTTTGGGGCTCGAGGGCTCGAGCTGCTTAAGGGCTAAGCGCCGCGTTTCAAGGCCGCTTCGACCTGCTTCAATTCTTGCTCAACTCGAGTTTTAAGTTTTTCGGGGAGAGGGCGATTAGGATAGCTGCTGTAATGGCCTGCGATCGCATTTAGAGCCGTCCGCATAGTCGTAAATGAGCTGAGGTTGGCGACCGAGGTATCCCGACGGTAACGGGAGGCAAAATCGCTGATTACAGCCTTGGCTTCGGCTTGGGCCTCGGCTTTGGCAGGGTCGTCATCGGGCAGGGCAATTGAGGTTCTGAGGCTGTCCACCAGCATCAGCGTATCTTGGCGATAGTCACCGGTGAGCATGCCGCTGGTGCCTGCGCTGCACCCGGTCAGGCCGATGACAGCCACTAGCACCAGGGCAAAAAGACGAGCAATTAATGATTTCATAGGCTTCTTTGAAAGGGGTCAGGCCGAACAACGGGCTAGGCGTCCCGCGCTAGAGCCACGCTGGTGTCATTACGGTGCTTTTATTTTATAGCGCACCGTGCCCATCGTATTCTGCGGCTTTGCTAAGCCGCTCTGCCTCAGGCCGGATAAATACGCAACCGGCGGTTAGGTTCATCGCCACAGCTCAGGGACTTAAGGCGATAGTGCTCGGCGAGCTCATGCTGCATTTTGCGAATGCGAGCGGAGCGGGGCAGTAACTCTACGGGTTGCCCCTTGGGAATGACGATCTGTTCTACGGCTAGACGAGCTTCTTCGAGGGCCTCTAGCTCGTCGTCGCCGCCACTGTGGCTGAAGAGGCCTAGGTCAACGGCGGCAGGATTATCGTCCATGTCGAGCAACCGCTGCAGGGCGCGGGTGATCTGGGGAATGCTGTTGGCTTTCACTAAGTGGACGGGAATGTGTCGCCCCTGGGCCATTTGCTTGAGCTTAGCCTGGGCTTTAGCATGCGATCGCAGGGCAATCACGGCATCAGCCTGATCCAGATCTTTCGTGATGACCACCGGCATGTGCAGGGTTTGAATCACGCGTTCGAGCTGGTGGCGGCTCAGACCGTAGGGGTAAAGGCGTAGGGCATCTTCTCCGTTAGGGCCAACAATATCAGTGTTGTTGGTCGTGTCGAGCAGATGGGCGAACATGGGGTCGGTGGTGGGTTCAGGGCTAAAGGCCTGTCCCAGAGGACGAATAGTGCCGTTGCCAAGGCCTCGTTGGGCAATGGTTGAATTTCCTGGCGGAGGCACCATTTGCCCGGCGGCGCGCCAACCCATCCCCGATCGCGATGGTTTGGCGACCTCTCGGCCAGAGCCGGGTAGTTCGTGGGTAATGATCACCTTTTGGTGCTCATCTACAGTGCGAATTTGTAGACCTGGCTGCCGTCCCCTCAGTAGGTTATCGATGGTCATGGTGACGTCATCGTGCACAGCCCAGCGCTGGCGCTCTAACATTTCTACGGCAATGTCAAAGGTGGGAGGAGCCTTGCGTTCTAACACGCTTTTCTGGCTGCCACGGCGGCGGGCTTCTTCATCGCCCAGGGTGACCGATTGAATGCCGCCAATCAGGTCAGAGAGGGTGGGGTTTTTGATCAGGTTTTCCAGCCGGTTGCCGTGGGCCGTACCGACGAGCTGGACTCCTCGCTCGGCAATGGTGCGGGCCGCCAAAGCCTCTAGCTCAGTACCAATTTCGTCAATGACGATGACCTCGGGCATGTGGTTTTCCACGGCCTCAATCATCACCCGATGCTGTTCTTCGGGGCGGGCTACCTGCATGCGTCGGGCTCGACCGATCGCGGGATGGGGAATATCGCCATCCCCGGCAATTTCGTTGGACGTATCGATAATGACGACTCGCTTTTGCAAGTCATCGGCTAGTACCCGAGCAATTTCGCGTAGAGCAGTCGTTTTGCCGA is a genomic window of Nodosilinea sp. E11 containing:
- the psb27 gene encoding photosystem II protein Psb27, whose translation is MKSLIARLFALVLVAVIGLTGCSAGTSGMLTGDYRQDTLMLVDSLRTSIALPDDDPAKAEAQAEAKAVISDFASRYRRDTSVANLSSFTTMRTALNAIAGHYSSYPNRPLPEKLKTRVEQELKQVEAALKRGA
- the rpsK gene encoding 30S ribosomal protein S11, with protein sequence MAKPTRKTGPRKSKKNVPSGVAHIRSTFNNTIVTITDQSGEAISWASAGSSGFKGAKKGTPFAAQTAADSAARRAMDQGMRQIEVMVSGPGAGRETAIRALQGAGLEITLIRDVTPIPHNGCRPPKRRRV
- the rpmJ gene encoding 50S ribosomal protein L36; this translates as MKVRASVRKMCDKCRVIRRRGRVMVICSNPKHKQRQG
- a CDS encoding R3H domain-containing nucleic acid-binding protein translates to MVSYSDNSSISDRSSNASADTISATNNLAVEFLPTDSEGTAEHQPVPAQDLPPAQDSPIDDLDQILSILPPSIRAKLIHHAQRQTLIEVVLDLGRLPEARFFESVEYLSADPVTHADLDHCIKRVGSFGGDNRAGIEKTLHRISAIRNRSGEVIGLTCRVGRAIFGTIGMIRDLVETGQSILMLGRPGVGKTTALREIARVLADDLQKRVVIIDTSNEIAGDGDIPHPAIGRARRMQVARPEEQHRVMIEAVENHMPEVIVIDEIGTELEALAARTIAERGVQLVGTAHGNRLENLIKNPTLSDLIGGIQSVTLGDEEARRRGSQKSVLERKAPPTFDIAVEMLERQRWAVHDDVTMTIDNLLRGRQPGLQIRTVDEHQKVIITHELPGSGREVAKPSRSGMGWRAAGQMVPPPGNSTIAQRGLGNGTIRPLGQAFSPEPTTDPMFAHLLDTTNNTDIVGPNGEDALRLYPYGLSRHQLERVIQTLHMPVVITKDLDQADAVIALRSHAKAQAKLKQMAQGRHIPVHLVKANSIPQITRALQRLLDMDDNPAAVDLGLFSHSGGDDELEALEEARLAVEQIVIPKGQPVELLPRSARIRKMQHELAEHYRLKSLSCGDEPNRRLRIYPA
- the rpsM gene encoding 30S ribosomal protein S13, whose protein sequence is MARIAGVDLPRDKRVEIGLTYIYGIGLTRSKEILAKTGVNPDVRVKDLTDSDVAKLRDSVESDYQVEGDLRRLESMNIKRLMDIGSYRGRRHRAGLPVRGQRTRTNSRTRRGGTRRTVAGKKKAPRK